GAAACATCACTCAAACGATGACTAATCTGACCATGTGATTATTGTAGTTTCAGTTCCTGTTCTGTagtagcagaaaataaaatggaatacGATGGATTATCATGATTGTCCCTGAGGGATCTGGGATGTGCCATTTATATATCTGATGTGTTTTGTTCCCAGAGCACCGAAAAGAAGACCGAGAGTTTAGACCTTGATCCAGATTCGCGTTCGGATGCACAAAATGAGCCGGTGGATTCAGTGAGCAGAGGTTCTGGGGGAAGCAGCGCAAGGAAAGAGGAGAAATCATCACAACCATTCATTGTGCTGAGCCAGGACGAGTATGCGGAGCACCATTCCTCCATCATGCACTGCAGGTACTGATCCTCATTCAAAAAAACAGAAAGCCAAAATCCTTGGGCAACTGTATAACCACAATGATTTCTAAAGTGGGTTcaggtgctcatgccccaaaccttcagcaaaggggagtgAGTCATAGAAAATTGattgtaggcaggcaccaatccggaacaccagaaagtagaatccaggagcccaacgtttaaagggcatgtaaaggcaaaataataaaaccccatttttactttcttttatgaaaaagaaacctatctccaatatactttaattaaaaaatctgtactgtttttataagaaacctgactgtatgcagtgacattctcccttcatttactgctgtggataggaattgtcagacggtccctaactgctctgcagggaaacaattatacttatgaacagcagggggagcccccgccttacttcccagccatgcagaactcaagcagctttgtttgtttccctgtagagcagtcggagactgtagagatttgtattggattttatttttgcctttacatcccctttactgtttccaaatcCTTTCCTCcaaaaaatctcttaaaacgcacttctttagagaagcctcccctccctctgcttaactaccaaatgcaataccacatacagtactacatctctcacccactcatATCTGATCTTGCCCAATCCCAcgccttgtgtcttattcccttccctttagattgtaagctcttttgcacagggccttcctcgccTTTTGTACCTTATTGGTTGTGTTGTAtttaactccatatgttctatgtatgtaattcatgtgatttcgttgtataaacacatttactttacagcactgagaaatatgctggcgcaatataaataaatgtcaataataataatgatatcactctctacatcatactaagagttaactcaaaggtgaaccatccctttaaagttgtTTATTTGCCAGCCGTTAACATTATTGCTTTTTCTCTGGCAGGGTCGACTGCTCCGGGTGCCGGGTGTCTAGTCTGGATGTTGACGGGGTGATTAAAATCTGGTCTATTGATGGCATCATACAGACAAAAGCTTCCGCCATCTCCAAGTCGGCTCTGCTCTCCCTGGAATGGGCgacaaagagagacagactgGTGAGAGAGTCCTTCATATGGCTGCTCATAATTTGTCAAGTTTTCATTTAACCCTCTATTCTATCCCCACCACTGGGATTTGGTATCTTTGCTGAATAACTCTGTACtgattctgaaataattaagtttatcttcactattcctctctcagcatctgtttctcttcattctgtcttcattcagcagttgggtgtcagatgaatgatccagatgtattagagctcactctattaaaatcaccagacatcatgtctctctatttGCAGGATTTGAGCAGAATTGAATTGAGcagaatttttgttttgttagaatctatttgtactggaatcagttatttgagtgagctctaatacatctgctaggaaaggaagcccccctaaaagatatattggatctaactgtcagtgattatctgacacccaactgctgcatgaagacagaatgaagagaaacagatgctgagagaggaatagtgaagataaacttgattttttcagaaacaatgcggaatatttaattggttgtatttagaaagtttcttatttcagtatgatgacgcttatattaaattttcatttttgctatagttccccctTAATGAGAAGTGACTATTCTTATCCATGCAGATGGGTTGCAAGTGGACAGCCAGACAAAACTGCCCAAATGAGGATTTCTTTGTCCCCAGTGCTGTCTGAGGACCACAGATATATTTGAATAACATCATAATCCGTGCCATCAGCCTCATGAGTTGCAGCCAATGATTGGCCAAAAAggcatccatccatccatttgcCTATACCTGAGCACATACACACTAGGTTGACAACCATCTCATTGAGGTCAACCTTTCCAAGGTCACCCATCCAGagaacaagaaaacaaaaccatGATAGTTCTAATTCTATGAGTTGGGAACCAAAATTGGATCTCTGTGCAGTTCATGTGGGTCTCAGTGAAGTTCCTTCTACACCAGTATTTAAAATAAGGCACATCATTACTTCTGAGCCAATGCTGGGGTCACAACGCTTACTCCAACTGGGTCCTCTAAGAAACCATTCCCTGCCAACCCAACTGCCAATTCAGCCTCATGAGTTGCAGCCAATGATGCCCAAAATGGCATCCATCCATTTGCCTAAACCTGAGCACATACACACTAGGTTGACAACCATCTCATTGAGGTCAACCTTTCCAAAACCACCCAACCAGagaacaagaaaacaaaaccatGATAGTTCTAATTCTATGAGTTGGGAACCAAAATTGGATCTCTGTGCAGTTCATGGTGGGTCTCAGTGAAGTTCCTTCTACatcagtatttaaaataaggcACATCATTACTTCTGAGCCAATGCTGGAGTTGCAACGCTAACTCAAACTGGGTCCTCTAAGAAACCATGCCCTGCCAGCCAAACTGCCATTTCAGCCTCATGAGTCACAGCCAATGTTGCCCAAAAAGACATCCATTTGCCTTTACCCTTTGCACATAAACACTAGGTTGTCAATTATCTCATTGAGGACAACTATCCAATTGGGCCTCCATACGGTTCATAGTGGGGCTCAGGAAAGTTCCTGCTACATCAGTATTTGAAATAAGGCACAACTATCCAATTGGGCCTCCATACGGTTCATAGTGGGGCTCAGGAAAGTTCCTGCTACATCAGTATTTGAAATAAGGCAAAACCACCCAACCAGagaacaagaaaacaaaaccatGATAGTTCTAATTCTATGAGTTGGGAACCAAAATTGGATCTCTGTG
Above is a genomic segment from Xenopus laevis strain J_2021 chromosome 3L, Xenopus_laevis_v10.1, whole genome shotgun sequence containing:
- the LOC121400994 gene encoding WD repeat-containing protein 91-like isoform X5, which translates into the protein MALKMKPMKKVLKTKKERNLHRNLQLNTKQETQSHTCLRNEGIKDISNNIGGKDPVPDSKTAKSTEKKTESLDLDPDSRSDAQNEPVDSVSRGSGGSSARKEEKSSQPFIVLSQDEYAEHHSSIMHCRVDCSGCRVSSLDVDGVIKIWSIDGIIQTKASAISKSALLSLEWATKRDRLMGCKWTARQNCPNEDFFVPSAV
- the LOC121400994 gene encoding uncharacterized protein LOC121400994 isoform X1, whose amino-acid sequence is MALKMKPMKKVLKTKKERNLHRNLQLNTKQETQIRLAALQKATELQKTLAKIRTASPKLPREDLFWIPDNKKVSVVYLVFNPDGQVISTKSHTCLRNEGIKDISNNIGGKDPVPDSKTAKSTEKKTESLDLDPDSRSDAQNEPVDSVSRGSGGSSARKEEKSSQPFIVLSQDEYAEHHSSIMHCRVDCSGCRVSSLDVDGVIKIWSIDGIIQTKASAISKSALLSLEWATKRDRLMGCKWTARQNCPNEDFFVPSAV
- the LOC121400994 gene encoding WD repeat-containing protein 91-like isoform X4, with protein sequence MALKMKPMKKVLKTKKERNLHRNLQLNTKQETQVSVVYLVFNPDGQVISTKSHTCLRNEGIKDISNNIGGKDPVPDSKTAKSTEKKTESLDLDPDSRSDAQNEPVDSVSRGSGGSSARKEEKSSQPFIVLSQDEYAEHHSSIMHCRVDCSGCRVSSLDVDGVIKIWSIDGIIQTKASAISKSALLSLEWATKRDRLMGCKWTARQNCPNEDFFVPSAV
- the LOC121400994 gene encoding WD repeat-containing protein 91-like isoform X3 yields the protein MALKMKPMKKVLKTKKERNLHRNLQLNTKQETQIRLAALQKATELQKTLAKIRTASPKLPREDLFWIPDNKKSHTCLRNEGIKDISNNIGGKDPVPDSKTAKSTEKKTESLDLDPDSRSDAQNEPVDSVSRGSGGSSARKEEKSSQPFIVLSQDEYAEHHSSIMHCRVDCSGCRVSSLDVDGVIKIWSIDGIIQTKASAISKSALLSLEWATKRDRLMGCKWTARQNCPNEDFFVPSAV